In Alphaproteobacteria bacterium US3C007, one genomic interval encodes:
- a CDS encoding response regulator transcription factor, translating to MLTEKELPIDIMIADGNPLVLSAMSEVFEDDDRFSLVATSGTSESFLAVILRIDVQICVIDWTIRDLGAAKLIDVLRSQNVPPRILIYGDDKDSDIPRQAMAAGAAAFVSRSAPIDALVQTCIEVAAGKMVFPFLDIRELRNDPITTLSRKERLILDSLAEGLTNKQLASRLELSINTVKFHMSNIFDKLGVNNRAQAIAHYYVSRSKIDE from the coding sequence ATGTTGACTGAAAAAGAGCTGCCAATCGATATAATGATTGCGGATGGAAACCCGTTGGTTCTTTCCGCCATGTCGGAAGTTTTCGAAGATGATGACCGCTTTTCTTTGGTGGCAACCAGCGGTACATCAGAAAGCTTTCTGGCGGTGATTTTGCGGATAGATGTGCAGATTTGCGTGATTGACTGGACCATTCGGGATTTAGGAGCCGCAAAACTCATTGATGTTTTGCGCAGCCAAAACGTGCCTCCGCGGATTTTGATCTATGGCGATGATAAAGACAGTGATATTCCGCGGCAAGCAATGGCGGCAGGGGCCGCCGCGTTCGTTTCAAGATCGGCACCGATAGACGCGCTGGTGCAAACATGCATTGAAGTTGCGGCGGGCAAAATGGTGTTTCCGTTCCTGGATATTCGAGAACTGCGCAACGATCCGATCACCACTTTATCCCGCAAGGAAAGGCTTATTCTTGACTCGCTTGCAGAGGGTTTGACAAATAAGCAACTTGCCAGCCGATTGGAACTTTCGATCAACACCGTTAAATTTCACATGTCGAATATTTTTGACAAATTGGGTGTGAACAATCGCGCGCAGGCGATCGCACATTACTATGTGTCTCGATCTAAAATAGACGAATAG
- a CDS encoding aminotransferase produces the protein MLETQIFTKLEIPNTIAAGPGPGNTDERVLAAYAGAGLADHMHADVLRGMVECKRMLRQVWGTQNVHTFGVAGTGWSGLDMMFSGVQPGDKVVIFVNGTFSGIDGLTARMRAATAEELAQNPLDPQAASVIVVTIEHGASVSGDVIEAALQEHKPKWAAMAHWETGSGRINDLEGFSAACEKYNVLGLVDAVSSLGVGAFRIDDYPGIHGWASCPQKGLSCLPLTYAPVSFSDRFIETLNTSGTRTFVHHPVMEARHWAIIEGKDVEKGTYHRTHSAYAVAAFHEALRITLNQGLTARAQEYAYHEAALRIAVEAMGCEVTSNMTSLVVLNLPKALAGREMELVQHCRAQNFGIWPTLSEPVQVRIGILNLLSQSAVTDIVLRFAQAIRDLGGEVNDARVMAALDASYKPAVAAE, from the coding sequence ATGTTAGAGACCCAAATCTTCACGAAGTTAGAAATTCCAAATACAATCGCAGCGGGGCCCGGGCCAGGAAATACCGACGAGCGCGTACTTGCCGCCTATGCGGGCGCCGGTCTTGCTGACCATATGCACGCGGATGTGTTGCGCGGAATGGTCGAATGTAAACGAATGTTGCGTCAGGTCTGGGGAACGCAAAACGTGCATACCTTCGGCGTTGCCGGAACCGGATGGAGCGGCCTTGACATGATGTTCAGCGGCGTACAGCCGGGCGACAAAGTGGTGATATTCGTAAATGGCACCTTTTCAGGGATTGACGGATTGACGGCGCGAATGCGCGCCGCAACCGCCGAAGAGCTTGCGCAAAACCCGCTAGACCCCCAAGCGGCATCCGTGATTGTGGTAACAATCGAGCATGGAGCCTCAGTAAGCGGCGATGTGATTGAAGCGGCATTGCAAGAACATAAACCCAAATGGGCGGCGATGGCGCATTGGGAAACCGGATCTGGGCGGATCAATGATCTTGAAGGGTTCAGCGCAGCCTGCGAAAAATATAACGTTTTGGGCCTTGTAGATGCGGTGTCATCTTTGGGGGTTGGCGCGTTCCGGATTGATGATTATCCGGGCATCCATGGATGGGCGTCTTGTCCGCAAAAAGGTCTGTCATGTTTGCCCTTAACCTATGCACCTGTCTCGTTCTCGGACCGGTTCATCGAAACGCTCAATACCAGCGGCACGCGCACCTTTGTACATCATCCAGTTATGGAAGCCCGTCACTGGGCGATTATAGAGGGAAAAGATGTTGAAAAAGGTACCTATCATCGCACCCATTCCGCTTATGCCGTGGCCGCGTTTCATGAAGCGCTTCGGATTACGCTGAACCAAGGTTTAACGGCCCGTGCACAGGAATATGCCTATCATGAAGCTGCGTTGCGTATCGCGGTTGAAGCGATGGGCTGCGAGGTGACCTCGAATATGACATCCTTGGTTGTGTTAAACCTGCCAAAGGCTTTGGCAGGGCGCGAAATGGAGCTTGTGCAACATTGCCGGGCGCAAAATTTTGGAATTTGGCCCACGCTTTCTGAGCCAGTGCAAGTGCGTATTGGCATTTTAAACCTACTCTCCCAATCCGCAGTAACCGATATCGTGTTGCGTTTCGCGCAGGCAATCCGGGATTTGGGTGGAGAGGTAAACGATGCGCGCGTGATGGCGGCGCTGGATGCATCCTATAAGCCAGCGGTCGCCGCCGAATAA
- a CDS encoding CoA ester lyase yields MSFFPVEQAPARLNRSELAVPGSQAQMFEKAAKSDVDVIFLDLEDAVAPDEKEQARKNIIVALNEIDWGHKTMSIRINGLDTHYMYRDVVDIVEQAGERLDLIMIPKVGTAADVYAVDMMVTQIEDAKGYKKRIGFEHIIETALGMQNVSEIAAASKRNESLHFGVADYAASTRARTTIIGGVNPDYSVLTDPAEDGSRYVHWGDMWHYALARMVVAARANGLRPIDGPFGDFQDPDGYRAAAKRAAVLGCEGKWAIHPSQIALANEVMSPSQAEITRANRILDAMAEAEASGKGAVSLDGRLIDYASIRQAEVLVEKAKQIAAG; encoded by the coding sequence ATGTCTTTCTTTCCTGTTGAACAAGCTCCGGCGCGGCTGAATCGATCTGAACTGGCTGTGCCCGGGTCGCAAGCTCAAATGTTTGAAAAAGCGGCAAAATCTGATGTAGATGTTATCTTTCTTGACCTCGAAGATGCGGTGGCTCCGGATGAAAAAGAGCAGGCGCGTAAAAATATTATTGTAGCCTTAAATGAGATTGATTGGGGGCATAAAACGATGTCAATCCGGATCAACGGATTAGACACGCATTACATGTATCGCGATGTGGTAGACATTGTTGAGCAAGCTGGCGAACGGTTGGATTTGATTATGATTCCAAAAGTTGGAACGGCTGCAGATGTCTATGCGGTTGATATGATGGTCACGCAGATTGAAGATGCGAAAGGCTATAAAAAACGCATTGGATTTGAGCATATAATCGAAACGGCTTTGGGCATGCAAAACGTATCCGAAATCGCAGCCGCCTCAAAACGCAATGAAAGCCTGCATTTTGGCGTGGCGGATTACGCCGCCTCGACGCGCGCGCGCACCACCATAATTGGGGGTGTTAATCCGGATTACTCGGTTCTTACTGACCCGGCAGAGGACGGATCACGCTATGTGCATTGGGGTGATATGTGGCATTATGCTTTGGCGCGCATGGTGGTTGCTGCCCGCGCAAATGGCTTGCGCCCGATTGATGGTCCGTTTGGCGATTTTCAAGATCCGGACGGCTATCGGGCGGCTGCAAAACGGGCCGCTGTTTTGGGGTGCGAAGGCAAATGGGCGATTCATCCAAGTCAGATCGCACTGGCCAATGAAGTTATGAGTCCCTCTCAAGCAGAGATCACCCGCGCCAATCGAATATTGGATGCTATGGCCGAAGCTGAGGCCAGTGGAAAAGGCGCGGTTTCCCTTGATGGTCGCCTGATCGATTATGCTTCGATCCGTCAGGCGGAAGTCTTGGTTGAAAAAGCCAAACAGATAGCCGCAGGCTAA